A genomic window from Caldicellulosiruptor kronotskyensis 2002 includes:
- the mutL gene encoding DNA mismatch repair endonuclease MutL, with protein sequence MRELYKLPEQLTHILAAGEVVERPASCLKELLENSIDAGANLIDVKIEKGGMKRIEVYDNGKGIHPDDMEYVFERHTTSKIKSFEDIFSIKTMGFRGEALCAISSVSKVTLVSKHLEEERGCMVKVEGGKVLSKSFCPFKEGTRIVVEDIFYNTPARLKFLKSPTTEQKYCLEVVEKIAIAWPEISFRAEADGKRQIFTPGDNKIESAIGSIFGIEIVKNLVEFSLEKESLKVWGYFVNPTVSRATRSGYHFYVNRRYIKSKLLSSCIDEAFKNSVITGRFPIVFLFIQIPPSEIDVNVHPSKLEIKFRDERFVYNTIYKAITDSLKSEKMIPKADLSKTNVGNDAVAERKQAGVLSDNLKNNISLVISEQPNFFRIFSRREEIVIEQQGFENFDAGNYKIVGYAFDTYIIVQGDDSLYLIDQHAVHERRLFEDFKSQIYSSNVQSQVLASPVIVQIPSSRKEFVISNQAIFQKMGFEIEDFGKNEILVRTWPAILTENIEKMFLIDIIEMIYEQMVEDKSLVGISEDLLKRIACRAAVKGNSKISDLEKKEIVELVLIKKEIFHCPHGRPVVVEISKREIEKMFKRIV encoded by the coding sequence ATGAGAGAGCTTTACAAACTTCCTGAACAGTTAACTCACATCTTGGCAGCGGGTGAGGTTGTAGAAAGACCGGCATCCTGCCTCAAAGAACTTTTGGAAAATTCAATAGATGCAGGAGCAAATTTAATTGATGTTAAAATAGAAAAAGGTGGTATGAAGAGAATTGAGGTATATGATAATGGAAAGGGAATTCACCCTGATGACATGGAATATGTGTTTGAAAGACATACAACCAGCAAGATAAAATCTTTTGAGGATATATTTAGCATCAAAACAATGGGATTTAGAGGGGAGGCGCTCTGTGCAATATCAAGTGTATCAAAGGTGACACTTGTTTCTAAGCATTTAGAAGAAGAACGAGGGTGCATGGTAAAAGTAGAAGGTGGGAAAGTCCTTTCTAAAAGTTTTTGTCCTTTTAAAGAGGGGACAAGAATTGTTGTTGAAGATATCTTTTACAATACTCCTGCAAGGTTAAAATTTTTAAAATCTCCAACAACTGAACAAAAGTATTGTCTTGAGGTGGTAGAAAAGATTGCAATTGCATGGCCGGAGATTTCATTTCGGGCAGAGGCAGATGGCAAAAGACAAATTTTTACACCAGGAGATAATAAGATTGAGTCTGCCATTGGTTCTATATTTGGGATAGAAATAGTAAAAAATCTTGTTGAATTTTCTCTTGAGAAAGAATCTTTAAAAGTTTGGGGTTATTTTGTAAACCCCACTGTGAGCAGAGCTACACGCTCAGGTTATCATTTTTATGTCAACAGAAGATATATCAAAAGCAAACTTCTTTCATCGTGCATTGATGAGGCGTTTAAGAATTCGGTCATCACAGGTAGATTTCCAATAGTTTTTCTTTTTATACAAATTCCGCCTTCTGAGATTGATGTCAATGTGCATCCATCAAAACTCGAAATAAAGTTCAGAGATGAAAGATTTGTTTACAATACTATTTATAAAGCTATAACAGATTCGTTGAAATCGGAAAAAATGATTCCTAAAGCTGATTTAAGTAAAACTAATGTTGGAAATGATGCTGTTGCTGAGCGAAAACAAGCTGGAGTTTTATCTGATAACTTAAAAAATAATATATCCTTAGTTATTTCAGAGCAGCCAAATTTCTTTAGAATTTTTTCAAGGAGAGAAGAGATTGTAATTGAGCAACAGGGCTTTGAAAACTTTGATGCAGGAAACTACAAGATTGTTGGTTACGCTTTTGATACCTATATTATTGTGCAAGGCGATGACAGCTTATACCTTATTGACCAGCACGCGGTGCATGAAAGAAGATTATTTGAAGATTTTAAAAGCCAAATTTATTCTTCAAATGTTCAAAGCCAAGTGTTGGCTTCTCCTGTTATTGTTCAGATTCCATCTTCACGAAAAGAGTTTGTGATTTCAAACCAAGCTATCTTTCAAAAGATGGGTTTTGAAATTGAGGATTTTGGGAAAAATGAAATATTAGTGAGGACATGGCCTGCTATACTGACTGAGAATATCGAAAAAATGTTTTTAATTGACATAATAGAGATGATATACGAACAAATGGTTGAAGATAAGAGTCTTGTAGGAATTTCTGAGGACCTGCTAAAAAGAATTGCTTGCAGAGCAGCAGTAAAAGGAAATAGTAAAATTTCAGACTTAGAAAAAAAAGAAATAGTTGAACTTGTGCTAATCAAAAAAGAAATTTTTCACTGTCCGCATGGAAGACCAGTGGTAGTAGAGATTTCTAAGAGAGAAATTGAAAAAATGTTCA